ATCGCGTTGTTCGACACGAACTCCTGGTACGGGATATCCGACTCCGCACACAGGCGCGCCCACAAAGCTGCGCCGGACGCGTCCGTGGCATAGCGCTGGCTGGCATTGATTTTGAGCAGCGGGCCGCCGTTGAGCACCGGGTGGTTGACGGGGTCGTGCCGCTCGGCATAGTTGGGATGGACCGCATGTCCGGCATCAGCAGAAACACAGAACGATGCCGCCAGCGCCTGGCGCCGCTGGCTCACTGATGCACCAAGGCCGTCAGAGATGCGCACCAGCACGTCCTCAAGGATGGGCCCGCTGGCCCCCGAACGGGAGTTGGAGCCAATCTCCTCATGGTCGAATGCGGCGAGGACGGCAATCGGTGCGCCCGCTTCAGTTCCCGAAGCGTGCGCGATCAGTGCCACCAGCCCCGCGTGGGTGGCGGAGAGGTTGTCCAGCCTCCCGGACGCGAAGAACTCACCGTTCCCCCCGAAAACCGCAGGGGCCTGCGTGTCTGCAATGACGACGTCGTATCCGCCAATCCGGGCCGGATCCACGGAAGCATCCGGCACATGCGAAGCCAGCACGGCGAGCAGGTCAAAATCGGCAGGATTCCCCAGCCCCCACACGGGATTCATGTGCCGCTGCTTGTCCAGGGCCAGGCCATCATTCACGGCCCGGTCCAGGTGGATGGCCAGCTGCGGGAAGCGCAGCATGGGCCCGGTAGCGGTGAGGTGCTCGGCGCCGTCCAGCATCACCAGCCGGCCCGCGAGCTGCAGTTCGCGGTCCAGCCATGAATTCAGCAGTGGACCGCCGTACACTTCCACACCCGCCTGCAGCCAGCCGAATGCGCCGGTGGTGGGCTTGGGCTTGAGTTTGAAGGAGGGCGAATCCGTGTGCGCTCCCAGGATGTTGAACCCGGTAGTGGGCCCGGCGCCCTCCGGCGCAACCCATGCGATCAACGCGCCGTCACGGATCACAAAAAACGAACCGGCACCGCCCTCCCAGGGTTCCAGCTCATCAAGGCGGACAAAGCCGGCCTCCCCCAGCCGCCGCGCAGCTTCATGCACTGCATGAAAGCTCGACGGCGATGCGCTGACGTAGGCGCCAAGGTCCTGGATGTGGTCTGCGGCGGAGGAGGGT
This genomic interval from Arthrobacter sp. SLBN-100 contains the following:
- a CDS encoding M18 family aminopeptidase gives rise to the protein MPLPSSAADHIQDLGAYVSASPSSFHAVHEAARRLGEAGFVRLDELEPWEGGAGSFFVIRDGALIAWVAPEGAGPTTGFNILGAHTDSPSFKLKPKPTTGAFGWLQAGVEVYGGPLLNSWLDRELQLAGRLVMLDGAEHLTATGPMLRFPQLAIHLDRAVNDGLALDKQRHMNPVWGLGNPADFDLLAVLASHVPDASVDPARIGGYDVVIADTQAPAVFGGNGEFFASGRLDNLSATHAGLVALIAHASGTEAGAPIAVLAAFDHEEIGSNSRSGASGPILEDVLVRISDGLGASVSQRRQALAASFCVSADAGHAVHPNYAERHDPVNHPVLNGGPLLKINASQRYATDASGAALWARLCAESDIPYQEFVSNNAIPCGSTIGPLTATRLGIRTVDVGVPLLSMHSARELCGVEDPRRLAAVTELFFRTSA